One stretch of Miscanthus floridulus cultivar M001 chromosome 18, ASM1932011v1, whole genome shotgun sequence DNA includes these proteins:
- the LOC136521189 gene encoding secreted RxLR effector protein 161-like: MEAWLKLSKLSTTPAIDPTSYRSIVGSLRYMVNSRPDVAYSVGYISRFMEKPTTEHFAAMKRVLRYVAGSLHFGCHYKRKEEAQLTGYSDSDLAGDINTRKSTTNVLFFLGSNVITWQSQKQRVVALSSCEAEYIATATAARQGVWLARLLAELKGEKTDAINLKIDNQTTIALSKNPVFHDSTKHIDIRYHYIRECVEENRVQLQSIGTLEQLTDILTKALGLEQF; the protein is encoded by the coding sequence ATGGAGGCTTGGCTGAAACTTAGTAAGTTGAGTACTACTCCTGCTATTGATCCAACATCTTACCGTAGCATTGTGGGGTCCCTGCGCTATATGGTGAATTCGAGACCAGATGTAGCGTACTCGGTGGGCTACATCAGCAGGTTCATGGAGAAACCCACCACCGAACACTTTGCAGCCATGAAGAGAGTGCTAAGGTATGTTGCTGGTAGCTTGCACTTCGGCTGCCACTACAAAAGGAAGGAGGAGGCCCAGCTCACTGGCTATAGCGACAGCGATCTAGCCGGCGACATTAATACACGCAAAAGCACCACCAACGTCCTCTTCTTCCTGGGCAGCAATGTCATCACCTGGCAATCACAGAAACAGAGGGTTGTGGCACTGTCCTCTTGTGAAGCGGAGTACATTGCCACAGCTACTGCAGCCCGCCAGGGAGTATGGTTGGCGCGTCTTCTTGCAGAGCTCAAAGGGGAGAAGACCGACGCCATCAACTTGAAGATCGACAACCAGACCACCATCGCGCTTAGCAAGAACCCCGTCTTCCACGACAGCACTAAGCATATTGATATTCGCTATCATTACATTCGCGAGTGTGTTGAGGAGAATAGGGTGCAACTGCAGTCTATTGGGACATTGGAGCAGCTGACGGACATACTGACCAAAGCCCTGGGGCTTGAGCAGTTCTGA